In one window of Comamonas testosteroni DNA:
- the nuoG gene encoding NADH-quinone oxidoreductase subunit NuoG codes for MVEIELDGKKVEVTEGSMVMHAAEKAGTYIPHFCYHKKLSIAANCRMCLVDVEKAPKPMPACATPVTQGMIVRTKSEKAIKAQQSVMEFLLINHPLDCPICDQGGECQLQDLAVGYGSSSSRYEEEKRVVFHKNVGPLISMEEMSRCIHCTRCVRFGQEVAGVMELGMIHRGEHSEITTVVGDSVDSELSGNMIDICPVGALTSKPFRYSARTWELSRRKSVAPHDSTGSNLIVQVKNHKVMRVVPFENEEVNECWIADRDRFSYEALNSDERLTKPMLKQGGEWKEVDWQTALEYVANGLQQIKSNHGASTIGALVSPHSTVEELFLAGKLVRGIGSENIDYRLRNAEFTATQGVQWLGLPIAALSNLQSALIVGSNLRKDHPLFAQRIRQAAKKGCKVFAINDRVYDWALPVNASVVAAGDWAQALADVAAAVAEAKGVTAPVAGQVHDEAKAIAAALLAGEQKAVLLGNAAAHHAQASALLALASWVAEQTGAAVGYLTEAANTVGAQWVKAMPAGNGLNAAQMIDGGLKAAILLNNEPEFDSAAGKAAIAGLNKAEMVVTLSPFKANLEFSDVLLPIAPFTETSGSFVNAEGRLQSFHAVVKPLADTRPAWKVLRVLANLMGVPGVDYETSQDVLAEATGGAAQVPANVLSNAAQAVSAVPAGNVTAPAVASIYQLDSIVRRATSLQLTADARQVREGGAA; via the coding sequence ATGGTTGAAATTGAACTGGACGGAAAAAAGGTCGAGGTGACGGAAGGCAGCATGGTCATGCATGCAGCCGAGAAGGCCGGCACCTATATTCCTCACTTCTGCTACCACAAGAAGCTATCCATTGCGGCCAACTGCCGCATGTGCCTTGTGGATGTGGAAAAGGCTCCCAAGCCCATGCCCGCCTGCGCCACGCCAGTGACGCAAGGAATGATCGTGCGCACCAAGAGCGAGAAGGCCATCAAGGCACAACAGTCGGTGATGGAGTTCCTGCTCATCAATCACCCGCTGGACTGCCCCATCTGCGACCAGGGCGGCGAATGCCAGCTCCAGGATCTGGCAGTGGGTTATGGCAGCAGCTCTTCGCGCTACGAAGAAGAAAAGCGCGTGGTGTTCCACAAGAACGTGGGGCCGCTGATTTCCATGGAGGAAATGAGCCGTTGCATTCACTGCACACGTTGCGTGCGCTTTGGCCAGGAAGTGGCCGGCGTCATGGAACTGGGCATGATTCACCGCGGCGAGCATTCCGAGATCACCACCGTGGTGGGCGATAGCGTGGACTCCGAGCTGTCGGGCAATATGATCGACATCTGCCCCGTGGGCGCGTTGACCAGCAAGCCCTTCCGCTACAGCGCCCGTACCTGGGAACTGTCGCGCCGCAAGTCGGTGGCTCCTCACGACTCCACAGGCTCCAACCTGATCGTTCAGGTCAAGAACCACAAGGTCATGCGCGTTGTGCCTTTCGAGAACGAAGAGGTCAACGAATGCTGGATTGCCGACCGCGACCGCTTCTCCTACGAAGCGCTGAACAGCGACGAACGCCTTACCAAGCCCATGCTCAAGCAGGGCGGCGAGTGGAAGGAAGTCGACTGGCAGACCGCTCTGGAGTATGTGGCCAACGGCCTGCAGCAGATCAAGAGCAACCATGGTGCCAGCACCATCGGCGCTCTGGTCAGCCCTCACAGCACAGTGGAAGAGCTGTTCCTGGCTGGCAAGCTGGTGCGCGGCATCGGTAGCGAGAACATCGACTACCGTCTGCGCAATGCCGAGTTCACTGCCACGCAAGGCGTTCAGTGGCTGGGCCTGCCCATCGCTGCATTGAGCAATCTGCAGTCGGCGCTGATCGTGGGCTCCAACCTGCGCAAGGACCATCCGCTGTTCGCACAGCGCATTCGCCAGGCTGCCAAGAAGGGCTGCAAGGTCTTCGCCATCAACGATCGCGTCTATGACTGGGCCTTGCCCGTCAACGCATCGGTGGTCGCTGCCGGTGACTGGGCTCAGGCCCTGGCCGATGTGGCCGCCGCCGTGGCCGAGGCCAAGGGCGTGACGGCTCCCGTAGCCGGTCAGGTCCATGACGAAGCCAAGGCGATTGCCGCTGCCCTGCTGGCCGGCGAGCAAAAGGCCGTGCTGCTGGGCAATGCCGCAGCACACCATGCCCAGGCTTCCGCACTGCTGGCTCTGGCCAGCTGGGTTGCCGAGCAGACCGGCGCTGCCGTGGGCTATCTGACCGAAGCCGCCAACACCGTGGGCGCGCAATGGGTCAAGGCCATGCCTGCTGGCAACGGTCTGAATGCGGCTCAAATGATTGACGGCGGCCTGAAGGCAGCCATCTTGCTGAACAACGAGCCCGAGTTCGACAGCGCTGCCGGCAAGGCCGCCATCGCCGGTCTGAACAAGGCCGAGATGGTGGTGACACTGAGCCCTTTCAAGGCCAACCTTGAATTCAGCGATGTGCTGCTGCCCATTGCTCCGTTCACGGAAACCTCGGGCAGCTTTGTCAATGCCGAAGGCCGTCTGCAGAGCTTCCACGCCGTCGTCAAGCCTCTGGCCGACACGCGTCCCGCATGGAAGGTGCTGCGCGTGCTGGCCAATCTGATGGGTGTGCCGGGCGTGGACTATGAGACGTCGCAAGACGTGCTGGCTGAGGCCACTGGCGGCGCTGCCCAGGTGCCTGCCAATGTGCTGAGCAATGCGGCCCAGGCCGTGAGCGCAGTGCCCGCCGGCAATGTGACTGCGCCTGCAGTCGCCAGCATTTACCAGCTCGACAGCATCGTGCGCCGCGCTACATCGCTGCAATTGACGGCTGACGCTCGTCAGGTTCGTGAGGGAGGCGCCGCATGA
- the nuoF gene encoding NADH-quinone oxidoreductase subunit NuoF yields MSTILNNPAANAVLAKFASTGNETCFHDRHINPQIYADLNGSNWSIKDYEARGGYQALRKLLGKDGGEGLTQDQVIATLKESGLRGRGGAGFPTGLKWSFMPRQFPGQKHLVCNSDEGEPGTCKDRDILMFNPHIVIEGMIIAAFAMGISIGYNYIHGEIFEVYERFEAALEEARAAGYLGDNILGSSFSFQLHAHHGFGAYICGEETALLESLEGKKGQPRFKPPFPASFGLYGKPTTINNTETFAAVPWIIRNGGQAYLECGKPNNGGTKIFSVSGDVNLPGNYEVPMGTPFSKLLELAGGVRTGRKLKAVIPGGSSSPVLPADIIMDCTMDYDSISKAGSMLGSGAVIVMDDSRDMVECLLRLSYFYSHESCGQCTPCREGTGWLWRVVNRIQHGEGRPEDIELLDSVSVNIMGRTICALGDAAAMPVRAMIKHFRHEFEAKIQNASKQAA; encoded by the coding sequence ATGAGCACGATTCTGAACAATCCTGCCGCCAATGCCGTGCTGGCCAAGTTCGCGTCGACCGGCAATGAAACCTGCTTCCACGACCGTCACATCAACCCCCAGATCTATGCAGATCTGAACGGCAGCAACTGGTCCATCAAGGACTACGAAGCACGCGGCGGCTATCAGGCCCTGCGCAAGCTGCTGGGCAAGGACGGCGGCGAAGGCCTGACGCAAGATCAGGTCATCGCGACGCTCAAGGAATCCGGTCTGCGTGGCCGCGGTGGTGCGGGCTTTCCCACGGGTCTGAAGTGGAGCTTCATGCCCCGCCAGTTCCCCGGTCAGAAGCATCTGGTCTGCAACTCCGACGAGGGCGAACCAGGTACCTGCAAGGACCGCGACATCCTGATGTTCAACCCTCACATCGTGATCGAAGGCATGATCATTGCCGCTTTCGCGATGGGTATCAGCATTGGCTACAACTACATCCACGGCGAGATCTTCGAAGTCTATGAGCGCTTCGAGGCAGCCCTGGAAGAAGCCCGCGCGGCCGGTTATCTGGGTGACAACATCCTGGGCAGCAGCTTCAGCTTCCAGTTGCATGCCCACCATGGCTTTGGCGCCTATATCTGCGGCGAAGAAACCGCGCTGCTGGAATCGCTGGAAGGCAAGAAGGGTCAGCCCCGCTTCAAGCCGCCATTCCCCGCCAGCTTCGGTCTGTACGGCAAGCCCACGACCATCAACAACACCGAGACTTTTGCGGCCGTTCCCTGGATCATCCGCAACGGTGGCCAGGCCTATCTGGAATGCGGCAAGCCCAACAACGGCGGCACCAAGATCTTCTCGGTCAGCGGCGACGTGAACCTGCCCGGCAACTACGAAGTTCCCATGGGCACGCCTTTCAGCAAGCTGCTGGAGCTGGCGGGCGGTGTGCGCACCGGTCGCAAGCTCAAGGCCGTGATCCCCGGCGGCTCTTCGTCGCCCGTGCTGCCTGCCGACATCATCATGGACTGCACGATGGACTATGACTCCATCTCCAAGGCCGGCTCCATGCTGGGTTCGGGTGCCGTGATCGTGATGGATGATTCGCGCGACATGGTCGAGTGCCTGCTGCGTCTGTCGTACTTCTATTCGCACGAGTCCTGCGGCCAGTGCACGCCCTGCCGTGAAGGCACGGGCTGGCTGTGGCGCGTGGTGAACCGTATTCAGCACGGCGAAGGCCGTCCGGAAGATATCGAGCTGTTGGACTCGGTATCCGTGAACATCATGGGCCGCACCATCTGTGCGCTCGGCGACGCGGCAGCCATGCCGGTTCGCGCCATGATCAAGCACTTCCGCCACGAGTTCGAAGCGAAGATCCAGAACGCTTCCAAACAGGCTGCATAA
- the nuoE gene encoding NADH-quinone oxidoreductase subunit NuoE gives MITEATRERFAREVAKYPADQKQSAVMACLSIVQQEQGWVSQESEAVIAEVLGMAEIAVHEVTTFYNMYNQQPVGKYKLNVCTNLPCQLRDGYKALHHLEHKLGIKMGETTKDGLFTLQQSECLGACADSPVMLVNDRCMCSFMSNEKLDELVDGLRAAEGKA, from the coding sequence ATGATTACCGAAGCGACCAGAGAACGCTTTGCGCGTGAGGTGGCAAAGTATCCGGCTGACCAGAAACAGTCTGCCGTCATGGCTTGCCTGTCTATCGTGCAGCAGGAGCAGGGCTGGGTCAGCCAGGAAAGCGAGGCAGTGATTGCCGAAGTCCTGGGCATGGCCGAGATTGCGGTGCACGAAGTCACCACTTTCTACAACATGTACAACCAGCAGCCCGTTGGCAAGTACAAGCTCAATGTCTGCACCAATCTGCCATGCCAGCTGCGTGACGGCTACAAGGCCTTGCACCACCTGGAGCACAAGCTGGGCATCAAGATGGGTGAGACCACCAAGGATGGCCTGTTCACGCTGCAGCAGTCCGAGTGCCTGGGCGCCTGCGCCGACTCGCCCGTGATGCTGGTCAACGACCGTTGCATGTGCAGCTTCATGAGCAATGAGAAGCTCGACGAGCTGGTCGACGGCCTGCGCGCAGCGGAGGGCAAGGCATGA
- a CDS encoding NADH-quinone oxidoreductase subunit D gives MAEIKNYSLNFGPQHPAAHGVLRLVLELDGEVVQRADPHIGLLHRATEKLAESKTYIQSLPYMDRLDYCSMMSNEHAYCLAIEKLMGIEVPIRAQYIRVMFSEITRIMNHLMWLGSSGNDAGSSTILIYSFREREALMDMYEAVSGARMHAAYFRPGGVYRDLPDSMPQYKASKVRNVRSMEAMNEDRKGSMLDFIDAFTQRFPKCADEYETLLTDNRIWKQRNVGIGVVSAERAINLGLTGPMLRASGLPWDMRKTQPYEVYDKLDFDIPVGATGDCYDRYLVRMAEMRESNKIIKQCVDWLRVNPGPVITDNHKVAPASREAMKSNMEELIHHFKLFTEGFKVPEGEAYASVEHPKGEFGIYLISDGANKPYRLKIRPPGFAHMAALDEMSRGHMLADAVMVLSTLDIVFGDVDR, from the coding sequence ATGGCTGAAATCAAGAACTATTCCCTGAACTTTGGTCCGCAGCACCCGGCAGCGCACGGTGTGCTGCGTCTGGTGTTGGAGCTCGATGGCGAAGTGGTGCAGCGCGCCGACCCGCACATCGGTCTGCTGCACCGCGCGACCGAAAAGCTGGCCGAAAGCAAGACCTATATCCAGTCGCTGCCCTATATGGACCGCCTGGATTACTGCTCGATGATGAGCAACGAGCACGCTTACTGCCTGGCCATTGAAAAACTGATGGGCATCGAAGTGCCCATTCGCGCCCAGTACATCCGCGTGATGTTCTCGGAAATCACCCGCATCATGAATCACCTGATGTGGCTGGGTTCCTCGGGCAACGATGCCGGAAGCTCGACCATCCTGATCTACAGCTTCCGTGAACGTGAAGCGCTGATGGACATGTACGAAGCCGTCTCGGGCGCGCGCATGCACGCGGCCTACTTCCGTCCCGGTGGTGTGTATCGCGACCTGCCGGACAGCATGCCCCAGTACAAGGCCAGCAAGGTGCGCAATGTGCGCTCCATGGAGGCCATGAACGAAGACCGCAAGGGTTCGATGCTGGACTTCATCGATGCTTTCACGCAGCGCTTCCCCAAGTGCGCGGACGAGTACGAAACCCTGCTGACCGACAACCGTATCTGGAAGCAGCGCAACGTCGGCATCGGCGTGGTGTCTGCAGAGCGCGCCATCAACCTGGGTCTGACCGGCCCCATGCTGCGCGCCTCCGGCTTGCCCTGGGACATGCGCAAGACGCAGCCCTACGAGGTCTACGACAAGCTGGACTTCGATATTCCGGTGGGCGCTACGGGCGACTGCTACGACCGCTATCTGGTTCGCATGGCCGAGATGCGCGAGTCCAACAAGATCATCAAGCAATGCGTGGACTGGCTGCGTGTCAATCCCGGCCCGGTGATCACGGACAATCACAAGGTTGCACCCGCAAGCCGTGAAGCCATGAAGTCCAACATGGAAGAGCTGATTCACCACTTCAAGCTCTTTACCGAAGGCTTCAAGGTTCCCGAAGGCGAGGCTTATGCTTCCGTCGAGCATCCCAAGGGTGAGTTCGGCATTTATTTGATCAGCGATGGTGCCAACAAGCCCTATCGACTGAAGATTCGTCCACCAGGATTTGCGCACATGGCTGCTCTCGATGAAATGAGCCGTGGCCATATGCTGGCTGACGCCGTGATGGTGCTCAGTACCCTGGACATCGTGTTTGGAGACGTTGACCGATGA
- a CDS encoding NADH-quinone oxidoreductase subunit C: MTAIAIHPEKLRDVVTAALGDKVRSVTLAYGEVTVEVSADKYLDVMQILRNAPDCQFEMLLDLCGVDYSTYAEVGKDGPRFAVVSHLMSLTLNQRLRVRVYCVDDDFPVVASINPIWNSANWFEREAFDLFGIVFEGHEDLRRILTDYGFIGHPFRKDFPLSGHVEMRYDAEQQRVVYQPVTIEPREITPRIIREENYGGGLH, from the coding sequence ATGACTGCAATTGCAATTCACCCCGAAAAGCTTCGGGATGTGGTTACGGCTGCCTTGGGTGACAAGGTGCGCTCTGTCACTTTGGCCTACGGCGAAGTGACGGTGGAAGTATCCGCGGACAAGTATTTGGACGTGATGCAGATTCTGCGCAATGCCCCGGACTGCCAGTTCGAGATGCTGTTGGATCTGTGCGGCGTGGACTACTCCACTTATGCGGAAGTCGGCAAGGACGGTCCGCGTTTTGCCGTTGTATCCCACCTGATGTCTCTGACGTTGAACCAGCGCCTGCGGGTGCGCGTGTACTGCGTGGATGACGACTTCCCCGTGGTGGCCTCGATCAACCCCATCTGGAACTCGGCCAACTGGTTCGAGCGCGAAGCCTTCGATCTGTTCGGCATCGTGTTCGAAGGTCACGAAGACCTGCGTCGCATCCTGACCGACTATGGCTTCATCGGCCATCCGTTCCGCAAGGATTTCCCTCTGTCCGGCCACGTGGAAATGCGCTACGACGCCGAGCAGCAACGTGTGGTGTACCAGCCCGTCACGATCGAGCCGCGCGAAATCACGCCTCGCATCATTCGTGAAGAAAACTACGGCGGAGGCCTGCACTAA
- a CDS encoding NuoB/complex I 20 kDa subunit family protein, protein MIEGVMKEGFVTTSYDTVVNWAKTGSIWPMTFGLACCAVEMMHAAAARYDIGRFGSEVFRASPRHSDLMIVAGTLCNKMAPAMRKVYDQMSEPRWVISMGSCANGGGYYHYSYSVVRGCDRIVPVDVYVPGCPPTAEALIYGIIQLQQKIRRTHTIARV, encoded by the coding sequence ATGATCGAAGGCGTGATGAAGGAAGGCTTCGTCACCACCAGTTATGACACGGTGGTGAACTGGGCCAAGACAGGGTCGATCTGGCCCATGACGTTTGGCCTGGCCTGCTGTGCGGTGGAGATGATGCACGCAGCCGCTGCCCGCTATGACATCGGTCGCTTCGGCTCCGAAGTGTTCCGTGCCAGCCCCCGCCACTCTGACCTGATGATTGTTGCCGGTACGCTGTGCAACAAGATGGCTCCCGCGATGCGCAAGGTCTATGACCAGATGTCCGAGCCGCGCTGGGTCATCTCCATGGGCTCCTGTGCCAATGGCGGTGGTTACTATCACTACAGCTACTCGGTGGTGCGCGGTTGCGATCGCATTGTTCCCGTCGACGTCTATGTGCCTGGTTGCCCACCGACAGCGGAAGCGCTGATCTACGGCATCATCCAGCTGCAGCAGAAGATTCGTCGTACCCACACCATCGCTCGCGTTTAA
- a CDS encoding NADH-quinone oxidoreductase subunit A yields MNIDQYLPVLLFILIGMAVGVVPLVLGYVLGPNRPDAAKNSPYECGFEAFEDARMKFDVRYYLVAILFILFDLEIAFLLPWAVALKDVGGVGFVAVLIFLAILVVGFAYEWKKGALDWE; encoded by the coding sequence ATGAACATCGATCAGTACCTTCCCGTTCTTCTGTTCATTCTTATTGGCATGGCTGTGGGTGTTGTACCCCTGGTCCTCGGCTACGTGCTGGGTCCCAACCGCCCTGATGCTGCCAAGAACTCCCCCTATGAATGCGGTTTCGAGGCGTTTGAAGACGCTCGAATGAAGTTTGATGTGCGCTATTACCTGGTCGCCATCCTGTTCATTCTGTTCGATTTGGAAATCGCATTTCTGCTTCCCTGGGCTGTCGCACTCAAAGATGTCGGCGGCGTGGGTTTTGTTGCTGTCCTGATTTTCCTGGCCATTCTGGTCGTGGGCTTTGCTTACGAGTGGAAAAAAGGCGCCCTGGATTGGGAATGA
- the secG gene encoding preprotein translocase subunit SecG, protein MNVFSSVILAVQMLAALGMIGLILMQHGKGADMGASFGSGSSGSLFGASGSANFLSRSTAALATVFFVATLALAYLGNARPVSSGSVLEGAAPVSAPAPAADVPPATTGGAAVPPAAPAEGAAQIPTK, encoded by the coding sequence ATGAACGTCTTTTCCAGCGTCATTCTCGCGGTCCAGATGCTGGCCGCTCTGGGCATGATCGGCCTCATTCTCATGCAGCACGGCAAGGGTGCCGATATGGGGGCTTCTTTTGGCAGCGGCTCGTCGGGCAGTCTGTTTGGCGCCTCGGGCAGTGCCAACTTCCTGTCGCGCTCCACGGCCGCTCTGGCCACGGTGTTCTTCGTGGCGACACTGGCACTGGCTTATCTGGGCAACGCTCGCCCAGTGAGTTCGGGTAGTGTGCTGGAAGGCGCAGCTCCTGTGTCGGCTCCTGCGCCTGCTGCCGATGTGCCGCCAGCAACTACCGGTGGTGCTGCCGTGCCTCCTGCTGCTCCTGCAGAGGGTGCAGCCCAGATCCCAACAAAATAA
- the tpiA gene encoding triose-phosphate isomerase, with product MKQKLIVGNWKMNGSLAANAALLQAIKQGLPADNKAGVAVAAPAPYLAQVQAELAGAAIGVGAQDVSQHEQGAFTGEVSAAMLKEFGVRYALVGHSERRQYHGETDAVVASKAQAALAKGITPIVCVGETLAEREAGQTEAVVRRQLAAVIHQVGHCVSELVVAYEPVWAIGTGKTATPEQAQQVHAVLRAQLAAASDKADRVPLLYGGSMNAGNATQLLAQADIDGGLIGGAALKAPDFLTIIAAAQ from the coding sequence ATGAAGCAAAAACTCATTGTTGGCAACTGGAAGATGAACGGCAGCCTGGCTGCCAATGCCGCTTTGCTGCAGGCCATCAAGCAGGGCTTGCCTGCTGACAACAAGGCGGGTGTGGCTGTGGCTGCTCCTGCGCCCTATCTGGCTCAAGTCCAGGCGGAGCTTGCGGGTGCTGCCATTGGTGTGGGCGCTCAGGATGTGTCCCAGCACGAGCAGGGCGCATTCACGGGCGAGGTTTCGGCTGCCATGCTCAAGGAGTTCGGCGTGCGCTATGCGCTGGTCGGTCACTCCGAGCGTCGTCAGTATCATGGCGAGACCGATGCCGTGGTTGCCAGCAAGGCTCAGGCCGCGCTGGCCAAGGGCATCACGCCCATCGTCTGCGTGGGCGAGACCCTGGCGGAACGTGAAGCAGGTCAGACCGAAGCCGTGGTCAGGCGTCAACTGGCAGCCGTGATTCATCAGGTCGGCCACTGCGTGAGCGAGCTGGTCGTGGCCTATGAGCCTGTCTGGGCCATAGGCACCGGCAAGACTGCCACTCCCGAGCAGGCCCAGCAGGTGCATGCCGTGCTGCGGGCGCAGCTGGCAGCGGCCAGCGACAAGGCTGATCGCGTGCCCCTGCTTTATGGCGGCAGCATGAACGCAGGCAATGCGACGCAACTGCTGGCTCAGGCCGATATTGACGGTGGCCTGATCGGTGGCGCGGCTCTCAAGGCCCCGGATTTCCTCACTATTATTGCGGCAGCGCAATAA
- a CDS encoding NAD(P)H-quinone oxidoreductase encodes MQANTMRAVEITSYGAPDVLRMGVRPMPVAAEGEVLIRVAASGINRPDVLQRKGHYAPPPGASDLPGLEVAGVIVAGDEAAMGKAGFKLGDRVCALVAGGGYASFCAAPVDQCLPVPAGFSDVQAAALPETFFTVWSNVFDRGALQPGETLLVQGGSSGIGVTAIQLAKAWGATVIVTAGSDAKCEDCLKLGADHAINYKTQDFAAEVQRITSGEGVNVILDMVAGSYVAREVQCLAPDGRLVIIAVQGGVKAEFDAGLVLRKRLTVTGSTLRPRSVAFKAAIAEALKRNVWPLLESGKVRPAIYREFDAADAAQAHALMESSQHTGKIVLTWET; translated from the coding sequence ATGCAAGCCAACACAATGCGAGCGGTGGAAATCACCAGCTATGGTGCGCCAGACGTGCTGCGCATGGGTGTACGTCCCATGCCGGTGGCGGCCGAGGGGGAGGTGCTGATTCGCGTTGCCGCGAGCGGCATCAATCGCCCTGACGTGCTGCAGCGCAAAGGTCATTACGCACCGCCTCCTGGTGCCTCCGATCTTCCGGGGCTTGAGGTGGCGGGTGTGATCGTGGCGGGCGATGAGGCGGCCATGGGCAAGGCGGGCTTCAAGCTCGGCGACCGTGTCTGCGCGCTGGTCGCCGGTGGCGGCTATGCGAGTTTCTGCGCTGCGCCCGTTGACCAGTGTCTGCCGGTGCCGGCGGGCTTCAGCGACGTGCAGGCGGCTGCCTTGCCCGAGACCTTTTTCACGGTCTGGAGCAATGTGTTTGACCGGGGGGCTCTGCAGCCCGGCGAAACCTTGCTGGTGCAGGGCGGCAGCAGCGGCATTGGCGTGACGGCGATTCAGCTGGCCAAGGCCTGGGGTGCGACGGTCATTGTCACAGCGGGCAGTGATGCCAAGTGCGAGGACTGCCTCAAGCTCGGAGCCGATCACGCCATCAACTACAAGACACAGGACTTTGCGGCAGAAGTGCAGCGCATCACGTCGGGCGAAGGCGTCAACGTCATCCTCGACATGGTCGCCGGCAGCTATGTGGCGCGCGAAGTCCAGTGCCTGGCTCCTGATGGCCGTCTGGTCATCATTGCGGTGCAGGGCGGTGTCAAGGCTGAGTTCGATGCCGGCCTGGTGCTGCGCAAGCGACTGACCGTGACCGGCTCCACGCTGCGCCCGCGCTCCGTGGCCTTCAAGGCGGCGATCGCCGAGGCGCTTAAGCGCAATGTCTGGCCTCTGCTGGAGTCCGGCAAGGTGCGCCCAGCCATTTATCGTGAATTCGATGCTGCTGATGCGGCGCAGGCTCATGCGCTGATGGAGTCCAGCCAGCACACCGGAAAAATCGTTTTGACTTGGGAAACATGA